The DNA sequence GGTCGATCTTGCTGAGATGCTGCACGAACGATCTCCTTTGGCGGCTGCGCGGCCGCTTAGTGGTGGAGCCATGCATAGCACGGCCCGCTTGCCTGGCTATGATTCTTGTTCATGAAGTAATCGTCATTGCCGGGCAGCAGCGCGGCGAGCGCTGCCATCCGTTGTTTCGCCTCCGTGCGCGTTGCGGCATCCTGTTGCGCCCTGGCATAGGCCTCATAAGCGAGTTGAAAAACCAGCTTGTCGTCAAATGTCAGCCGGCCGCTGGCGCGCACGCACGTGCGCGCACAGGTTTCATAAATTTCGCCGAGCATGAGCAGCGCGCTGCCATAGCCCGGCCGGTGTTGCAGCGCCTGTTGCACAAGGGCACGCGCGGCCGCGAATTGCCGCAAACCATTGCGGCAGGCTGCCATCTGCACCAGCAGCGCGGGATCATCTCCCGCCAGCGCCCGTGCCTGGGTGAAGCTGGCGAGCGCCTGTTCGAATTGTCCCAGATTTCTCTGCGCCTCGCCCATCAGACTCATCGCCTTCGCGGTGCGGGGCGCATGGGCAAGATAGCGCTCGAGCAGCACGCGGGCGGCCTGGTATTCACGGCGGTCCAGGCGCGCCACGGCCAGCCGCAACAGTGTAAGAGTATCCCCCGGCTGGCGGTCGAGCGTGTGCTCCAAACTGGCCAGCCATTTTTCCGTCTCGCCGCCGGCTTGATACAGCTCCTCGAGCTGGCGCCGGGCCTCGTCATCGGCGGGATTGGCTGTCACCAGCGTTTCCAACAGCGCTATGGCCTCCTGCGGCTGCCCGCTGCGGCGGTACAGTCCCGCCAGTTTGCGCAGGTCTTCGACTGTGGCCTGCCCGCGGTGCTGCAGCTCGCGATATTGTGTGATCGCCGCCGCGTAGTCACCCTGGCTGCTGTGCAGAAACGCCAGGTTGCGTCGCAGATTGTCATCCGCGGGAAAGCGTGCCAC is a window from the candidate division KSB1 bacterium genome containing:
- a CDS encoding tetratricopeptide repeat protein is translated as MSSRRCGIRKPSLPFVAAIMLFQLWLMLVPHAAPCQPAGHAALEKSWSRGWDHYQHRRYAEALPHFWQVARHDSMRRFDKVFNYLGQAYFKLGQIDSARQVYALGVARFPADDNLRRNLAFLHSSQGDYAAAITQYRELQHRGQATVEDLRKLAGLYRRSGQPQEAIALLETLVTANPADDEARRQLEELYQAGGETEKWLASLEHTLDRQPGDTLTLLRLAVARLDRREYQAARVLLERYLAHAPRTAKAMSLMGEAQRNLGQFEQALASFTQARALAGDDPALLVQMAACRNGLRQFAAARALVQQALQHRPGYGSALLMLGEIYETCARTCVRASGRLTFDDKLVFQLAYEAYARAQQDAATRTEAKQRMAALAALLPGNDDYFMNKNHSQASGPCYAWLHH